Proteins encoded together in one Aquipuribacter sp. SD81 window:
- a CDS encoding phosphomannomutase/phosphoglucomutase: protein MAHPIASVVKAYDVRGVVGEHVDETSFAALGRAFVDAVAREGAGEAEPRVVVGHDMRPSSPGLARAFAEGAAAAGARVELLGLTSTDQLYLASGLHDAAGAMVTASHNPARYNGLKLCRAGALAVSLETGLADVRDGALVLLDADGPVPPAAGGSVEERDSLAEYARHLRGLVDLSASRPLRVVVDAGNGMAGLTAPAVLGTAAGLEALPLELVPLYWELDGSFPNHEANPLDLTTLTDLQAAVREHGADAGLAFDGDADRCVVVDEHGAVVDASAVTAMVARDEIARARAAGEERPVVLHNLISSRSVPETVAAAGGQAVRTRVGHSYIKAEMARTGAVFGGEHSAHYYFRDFYGADSGMLAAMHVLAALGRTPAGTGLSSLVADFARYARSGEVNSTVADAPGATARAVEAARSWSGDVAVDDLDGTTVEAADGTWWFNLRPSNTEPLLRLNVEAVDEATMVRVRDAVLAVVRGDAAERTEQTERTEETT from the coding sequence GTGGCACACCCCATCGCGTCCGTCGTCAAGGCCTACGACGTCCGCGGGGTGGTCGGCGAGCACGTCGACGAGACGTCCTTCGCCGCCCTGGGTCGCGCCTTCGTCGACGCGGTCGCGCGCGAGGGCGCGGGCGAGGCGGAGCCCCGCGTCGTCGTGGGCCACGACATGCGCCCGTCCTCGCCGGGTCTCGCCCGGGCCTTCGCCGAGGGTGCGGCCGCGGCCGGCGCGCGCGTGGAGCTGCTCGGCCTCACCTCGACCGACCAGCTGTACCTCGCCTCCGGCCTGCACGACGCGGCCGGCGCGATGGTGACCGCGAGCCACAACCCCGCGCGCTACAACGGCCTCAAGCTGTGCCGGGCGGGCGCGCTCGCCGTGAGCCTCGAGACGGGCCTCGCCGACGTGCGCGACGGCGCCCTCGTCCTGCTCGACGCCGACGGGCCGGTGCCGCCCGCCGCCGGGGGCTCGGTCGAGGAGCGGGACTCCCTCGCGGAGTACGCCCGGCACCTGCGCGGCCTGGTCGACCTGTCCGCGTCGCGGCCGCTGCGCGTCGTGGTCGACGCGGGCAACGGCATGGCCGGGCTCACCGCTCCCGCGGTGCTCGGGACGGCCGCGGGCCTGGAGGCGCTGCCGCTGGAGCTCGTGCCGCTGTACTGGGAGCTGGACGGCTCCTTCCCCAACCACGAGGCGAACCCGCTCGACCTGACGACCCTCACCGACCTGCAGGCGGCGGTGCGCGAGCACGGCGCCGACGCGGGGCTCGCCTTCGACGGCGACGCCGACCGCTGCGTCGTCGTCGACGAGCACGGCGCCGTCGTCGACGCCAGCGCCGTCACCGCGATGGTCGCGCGCGACGAGATCGCCCGGGCCCGTGCGGCAGGGGAGGAGCGACCCGTCGTGCTGCACAACCTCATCAGCTCCCGCTCCGTGCCCGAGACCGTCGCCGCCGCCGGGGGGCAGGCCGTCCGCACCCGCGTCGGGCACTCCTACATCAAGGCGGAGATGGCCCGGACGGGCGCGGTGTTCGGCGGGGAGCACTCCGCGCACTACTACTTCCGCGACTTCTACGGCGCCGACTCCGGCATGCTCGCCGCGATGCACGTGCTCGCGGCCCTGGGGCGGACCCCGGCCGGCACGGGCCTGTCCTCGCTCGTGGCGGACTTCGCGCGGTACGCCCGCAGCGGCGAGGTCAACTCCACCGTCGCGGACGCCCCCGGCGCGACGGCTCGCGCCGTCGAGGCGGCCCGGTCGTGGTCCGGCGACGTCGCCGTCGACGACCTCGACGGCACGACCGTCGAGGCGGCCGACGGCACGTGGTGGTTCAACCTGCGCCCCAGCAACACCGAGCCGCTGCTGCGGCTCAACGTCGAGGCCGTCGACGAGGCCACCATGGTGCGAGTCCGCGACGCGGTGCTCGCCGTCGTACGCGGGGACGCGGCCGAGCGGACCGAGCAGACCGAGCGGACCGAGGAGACGACGTGA
- a CDS encoding SIS domain-containing protein codes for MLDETLLDDGDLLAAADRDGALRVLATAGAQVRAALAAEHDLARVAADGRPRSVLVAGLGGSAVVGEVVAALAGEHSSVPVQRRRGGPLPGWVGPLDLVVAVSMSGRAPEPLRIAAEAGRRGARLVSVCRDGSPLAEVTRRTRGTLLAVPREPVPGAPPPGSRTGLWSLLAPVLLACAAADVLEVDTGELDAAARRLDEEAEACRPSSEAFVNPAKTLALELDGTVPVVLSDGDAAAGAAARAVSMLAVTARVPAVRGTLPDDAGDVVALFDGAFRPAADDVFADPFEDGPARPTLRLLLLADRRSEHRAAADRAGPVLEVAQHAGVRVSELAAEPGRPVERLAQLVARTDFAATYLALGSGLDPTRSPHLADLREVWAERGSGEAPR; via the coding sequence GTGCTCGACGAGACGCTCCTCGACGACGGCGACCTGCTCGCCGCGGCCGACCGGGACGGCGCGCTCCGCGTCCTCGCCACCGCCGGGGCCCAGGTGCGTGCCGCCCTCGCGGCCGAGCACGACCTCGCGCGCGTGGCCGCGGACGGGCGGCCACGCTCGGTGCTCGTCGCCGGGCTCGGCGGCAGCGCCGTCGTCGGGGAGGTCGTCGCCGCGCTGGCGGGCGAGCACTCCTCGGTCCCCGTGCAGCGTCGGCGCGGCGGGCCGCTGCCCGGCTGGGTCGGGCCGCTCGACCTCGTCGTCGCGGTCTCGATGTCCGGCCGTGCCCCGGAGCCGCTGCGGATCGCGGCCGAGGCGGGCCGGCGCGGGGCGCGGCTGGTGTCGGTGTGCCGCGATGGCTCGCCGCTGGCCGAGGTGACCAGGCGCACGCGCGGCACGCTGCTCGCCGTCCCGCGGGAGCCGGTGCCCGGCGCGCCCCCGCCCGGTTCCCGGACCGGCCTGTGGTCGCTGCTCGCCCCCGTCCTGCTGGCGTGCGCCGCGGCGGACGTCCTCGAGGTCGACACCGGCGAGCTCGACGCCGCCGCCCGGCGCCTGGACGAGGAGGCGGAGGCGTGCCGGCCGTCGTCGGAGGCCTTCGTCAACCCGGCCAAGACGCTGGCGCTCGAGCTCGACGGCACCGTCCCGGTCGTGCTGAGCGACGGCGACGCGGCCGCCGGCGCGGCGGCGCGCGCGGTGTCCATGCTCGCCGTCACCGCCCGGGTGCCCGCGGTCCGCGGCACCCTGCCCGACGACGCCGGTGACGTCGTCGCGCTCTTCGACGGGGCCTTCCGGCCCGCGGCCGACGACGTGTTCGCCGACCCGTTCGAGGACGGGCCCGCCCGGCCCACCCTCCGGCTGCTCCTGCTCGCGGACCGCCGCAGCGAGCACCGCGCCGCGGCCGACCGCGCCGGACCCGTGCTCGAGGTCGCCCAGCACGCGGGGGTCCGGGTGAGCGAGCTCGCGGCCGAGCCGGGCCGCCCCGTGGAGCGGCTCGCCCAGCTCGTGGCACGGACCGACTTCGCCGCCACGTACCTCGCGCTCGGCAGCGGCCTGGACCCGACGCGGTCGCCGCACCTGGCGGACCTGCGCGAGGTGTGGGCCGAGCGGGGTTCGGGGGAAGCCCCGCGCTGA